A portion of the Leptospira broomii serovar Hurstbridge str. 5399 genome contains these proteins:
- a CDS encoding LA_2219 family laminin/E-cadherin/plasminogen-binding protein, with protein sequence MREFYRRGISAIFATIMLTVILMILNCTGSQKQIAVEPKGEVVPNPAGENESILDEEGNEVRITTVDPTFFQGISKDSGEYFRVYITGDTYKVRQIRGTKFIHRKVDRGGDALISEELLKYNKINFTDDGIILVILNGNTGAVETIRFNTRVPRINDLAKVIQNDVTRWTMEHSEEKPTVTKYQIHYMIRLENRSGSTRDKVKEELRKEVRK encoded by the coding sequence ATGAGAGAATTTTATAGACGCGGCATATCTGCAATTTTCGCAACGATTATGCTAACGGTCATATTGATGATTTTGAATTGCACGGGTTCCCAAAAACAGATAGCCGTAGAACCTAAGGGTGAGGTTGTCCCGAATCCGGCAGGAGAGAACGAATCCATATTGGACGAGGAAGGAAACGAAGTTCGAATTACGACGGTTGATCCGACTTTTTTTCAAGGCATTTCTAAAGATTCGGGCGAGTATTTTCGCGTATATATCACGGGAGATACGTATAAAGTTCGTCAAATCCGAGGGACTAAATTTATTCATCGGAAAGTCGACCGGGGTGGGGACGCTTTAATCAGCGAGGAACTCCTAAAATACAATAAAATTAATTTTACGGACGATGGAATCATATTAGTAATCTTGAATGGGAATACCGGCGCCGTCGAAACCATCCGTTTCAATACTCGCGTTCCGAGAATTAACGACTTGGCAAAAGTGATTCAGAACGATGTGACGCGCTGGACGATGGAGCATTCCGAGGAAAAACCGACCGTTACTAAATACCAAATTCATTATATGATCCGCTTGGAAAATCGATCTGGCTCGACGCGGGATAAAGTTAAGGAAGAACTTCGAAAAGAAGTTCGTAAGTAA
- the mgtE gene encoding magnesium transporter has product MEVKRTAKETVSTKANAKSADWLESFSKRIEIKDTEYLRAFIEANHPADIAEVLEKLDEEEAFYVFRLCDSEMQSLILVEFDEDLQADLISRLHVHEISPIVENLETDEFTNLISEIPKDKAEEILNSIDREDSSQIRKQLNFREYTAGRLMTTEFASAFETDTVRKAIIKLRRIAKETDDIYLLYVTDEENHLKGFIRLKDLFLAPLNQKIGRLVKEEVFSIHYDTDQEEVAKTFRKYDLVSAAVVDDLDRIIGRITVDDILDIVQDEASEDILRMGGVSEEERLNTSIWDSIRRRLIWLVINLGNAVLAASTVSLFEETIQSFVLLAALMPIVAGMGGNAGTQAITVVVRNIATGDLSPSNWGIGFRKECIIGVINGLTIGAISGLAVYFYLGKTALALVIFFAMLANLIVAAVLGASIPMLLRVLGIDPAIASSIFVTTTTDIFGFFCFLGLATMFLGYL; this is encoded by the coding sequence ATGGAAGTTAAGCGTACTGCAAAGGAAACCGTCTCGACCAAGGCAAATGCGAAATCAGCCGACTGGCTTGAATCCTTCTCCAAAAGAATCGAAATAAAAGATACGGAGTATCTTCGTGCTTTTATCGAAGCGAATCACCCTGCAGATATCGCGGAGGTTTTAGAAAAATTAGACGAAGAAGAGGCATTTTACGTATTCCGCCTCTGTGATTCCGAAATGCAGTCCCTGATTCTAGTCGAATTCGACGAAGACCTTCAGGCGGACCTGATTTCAAGATTACACGTCCATGAGATCTCTCCGATCGTCGAAAATCTGGAGACAGACGAGTTTACAAATTTAATCTCCGAAATCCCGAAAGACAAGGCCGAAGAGATCTTAAACTCGATCGATAGAGAGGATTCTTCTCAAATCAGGAAGCAACTCAATTTTCGGGAATATACTGCCGGTCGTTTAATGACGACCGAATTTGCTTCGGCGTTCGAAACGGATACCGTCCGCAAAGCTATCATAAAATTGAGACGAATCGCTAAAGAAACCGACGATATCTATTTATTATACGTTACCGACGAAGAGAACCATTTAAAGGGATTCATCAGACTCAAAGATTTGTTTCTCGCCCCTCTGAACCAAAAAATCGGCCGCCTCGTTAAGGAAGAGGTATTTTCCATTCATTACGATACGGACCAGGAAGAGGTGGCTAAAACCTTTCGTAAGTACGATTTAGTTTCCGCTGCGGTCGTCGACGATTTGGATCGAATTATCGGGAGAATCACCGTAGACGATATTTTGGATATCGTCCAGGACGAAGCTTCCGAGGATATTTTGAGAATGGGAGGGGTTTCGGAGGAAGAGCGCCTGAATACCTCCATTTGGGACTCGATTCGACGCAGACTAATTTGGCTTGTTATCAATTTAGGGAACGCGGTATTGGCTGCGTCTACAGTTTCTCTTTTTGAGGAAACCATTCAATCATTCGTTCTTCTTGCCGCTTTAATGCCGATCGTCGCGGGGATGGGGGGCAATGCGGGAACTCAAGCGATAACCGTTGTCGTTCGTAATATCGCAACCGGAGATTTGAGTCCGAGTAACTGGGGCATCGGTTTTCGTAAGGAATGCATCATTGGGGTTATCAACGGTTTGACCATCGGTGCGATTTCGGGACTTGCGGTTTATTTTTATTTGGGAAAAACGGCTCTCGCCCTTGTTATCTTCTTTGCAATGCTTGCGAATCTAATCGTTGCCGCAGTGTTAGGCGCTTCAATCCCTATGTTACTCAGAGTGTTGGGAATCGATCCCGCAATAGCTTCATCCATCTTCGTTACTACGACTACCGATATCTTCGGATTTTTCTGCTTTCTCGGATTAGCCACGATGTTCCTTGGTTACTTATGA
- a CDS encoding OmpA family protein, producing the protein MKSFCSRLVIAGILGLALLPLQADVVYFPWEYNKLYNEKVTLELELDSLKTRYRNESENSKKEKISLEGRIQSLENQLSSEKSFREKDQSQYADQIKNLENQIALLKAKSGNKERELLDENAKQSKKYQDLIGELKAALEQEKLDCIKKTEDLKKDYETKIATLEARIASLMDEIARLKDFTENQKKENERLAKQADELEEKLKGEISKGQIRVKRFQGRLIINVDDQISFDSGSADLKKQILPALDKVKEILVNYPGNIITVEGHTDNVPIRTKKFQDNWQLSTERALSVLHFLLEAKNLDPRNFSAAGYGEYAPLVSNDTPENKAINRRVDIVVVPRK; encoded by the coding sequence ATGAAATCATTCTGCTCAAGACTAGTAATTGCCGGAATCTTAGGCCTAGCTCTACTTCCGCTCCAAGCCGATGTCGTCTATTTTCCTTGGGAATACAACAAGCTCTATAATGAGAAAGTGACTTTAGAACTCGAATTGGATTCTCTAAAGACCCGCTACCGAAACGAATCTGAAAACTCTAAAAAAGAAAAAATCTCCTTGGAAGGGCGCATACAAAGTCTTGAGAACCAATTGTCGAGCGAAAAGTCCTTCCGTGAAAAGGACCAGAGTCAATACGCGGATCAGATCAAAAATCTTGAGAACCAGATTGCACTTTTAAAAGCAAAGAGCGGCAATAAAGAAAGAGAACTTCTGGATGAAAACGCTAAACAATCCAAAAAATACCAAGATTTGATCGGTGAATTGAAAGCCGCTCTCGAACAGGAAAAGCTGGATTGTATTAAAAAAACCGAAGATTTAAAGAAAGATTACGAAACCAAGATCGCCACTCTCGAAGCAAGAATCGCGTCTCTCATGGATGAAATCGCTCGTCTCAAGGATTTTACCGAAAATCAGAAGAAGGAAAACGAGCGGTTGGCAAAACAGGCCGACGAATTGGAAGAAAAGCTGAAGGGAGAAATTTCCAAAGGCCAAATCCGAGTAAAACGCTTCCAAGGTCGATTAATCATCAACGTCGACGACCAAATCTCTTTCGACTCGGGATCGGCCGATTTAAAAAAGCAGATTCTACCTGCTTTGGATAAAGTTAAGGAGATTTTAGTTAATTATCCGGGAAATATTATAACGGTAGAGGGTCATACGGACAACGTTCCGATACGAACCAAGAAATTTCAGGATAACTGGCAGCTCTCAACCGAGAGAGCCCTTTCCGTTCTACACTTCCTGCTAGAGGCTAAAAATCTGGATCCCAGGAATTTTTCCGCCGCCGGTTATGGCGAATATGCCCCTTTAGTTTCCAATGACACACCCGAAAACAAGGCGATAAATCGTCGCGTCGATATCGTAGTCGTTCCCCGCAAATAA
- a CDS encoding cation diffusion facilitator family transporter has translation MRKSPNLKGTRDRPATQVDPFLNQTILRPRRKGTVGSLLMALLLSLGIFTWEIWGAAESHSLALLADAGHVISDSFALLLSLTAVLIADRKPNHKMNFGYFRVEVLTAFLNSLLIFGISAYILIEAWERIRSGHKVAPDLMLAFSLGTIVLNLISVWVLRRVAGDNINLRSAYLHVLSDLLATVAVVVGAILIRYTNWNWIDPLISVLLSFLILKSAGSILKESLSILLEASPNPDEWDHLQKDILDLRGVATILSSHSWSLTKGIHACAFRLQIKTGSDTKKILTEAYSLLRDEWKFEQIYLQLEDLKTTKQLDGVLAKTLHEMEPEDWGHAHHNHDHPDNHHSH, from the coding sequence ATGAGAAAATCCCCTAACTTGAAAGGAACTCGGGATCGGCCTGCGACTCAGGTCGATCCTTTTTTAAACCAAACGATTCTTCGGCCTAGAAGAAAAGGTACGGTCGGTTCGCTGTTGATGGCCCTACTACTTTCGCTCGGAATTTTCACCTGGGAGATTTGGGGGGCTGCGGAAAGTCATAGCCTTGCATTGCTCGCGGATGCAGGACATGTTATTTCCGATTCCTTCGCCTTGTTGCTGAGTCTCACTGCGGTATTGATCGCCGATCGAAAACCGAATCATAAAATGAACTTCGGGTACTTTCGCGTGGAAGTGCTGACGGCATTTCTAAATTCACTTTTGATATTCGGAATTTCCGCGTACATACTAATCGAGGCTTGGGAAAGAATCAGATCCGGACATAAAGTGGCCCCTGACTTAATGCTTGCATTCAGTTTGGGCACAATCGTTTTGAACTTAATTTCCGTCTGGGTATTAAGACGAGTAGCCGGAGACAATATCAATTTGCGATCGGCATATTTGCACGTCCTTAGCGACCTATTAGCTACAGTTGCCGTGGTTGTCGGGGCGATTCTGATTCGCTACACTAACTGGAATTGGATCGATCCGTTAATCAGCGTTCTACTGTCTTTCTTGATTCTTAAATCCGCAGGATCTATCCTCAAGGAAAGCCTGTCCATTTTATTGGAAGCTTCTCCCAATCCTGACGAATGGGATCATCTGCAAAAGGATATTCTAGATCTCAGAGGAGTCGCAACGATCCTTTCCTCTCATAGCTGGAGTCTTACGAAAGGAATTCATGCGTGCGCTTTCCGCTTACAAATCAAAACAGGATCGGATACGAAAAAGATTTTGACGGAAGCTTACTCTCTCCTTCGGGACGAATGGAAATTCGAACAAATATATCTACAATTGGAAGATTTGAAAACGACGAAACAGTTAGATGGAGTTTTGGCCAAAACTCTTCACGAAATGGAACCCGAAGACTGGGGACATGCTCACCATAATCACGATCATCCGGATAACCACCATTCCCACTAG
- a CDS encoding acyl-CoA dehydrogenase family protein: MQELSAKLFSFPKTEFRSVYKLSLPEISKAGLFTALSNGGFKEFHEKLILLPSLPHGIGVGVGIMAQTNVAGRILRLLSGVEPGLEAQEETKELAKTILNRLSKGLGILGLGVSEPGWMGKISNLKSVASRLPDGSFELTFSKGFVTNGADAEGFLVVAKGEEVPYGVFYVPRNSEGLELEEFHLDFAPEATHCKIKATNLRVPKHHLFLSDYSKFGPDVHLSEMLSAAVLFCGAIRKIVSDLGGRPECREWSSTLGQLWDLSGLLFSKCLELSEKKDRNPAYKIEEDHPYGYETVLDISGKLLDSLPFFDLKKEYPDFELFFSFHPSRSPVYLKNRIKQTREWRKFGIR, translated from the coding sequence ATGCAAGAACTCTCCGCGAAGCTATTTTCGTTTCCCAAAACAGAATTTCGTTCCGTATACAAACTATCATTGCCTGAAATTTCCAAGGCCGGTTTGTTTACTGCGCTTTCAAACGGAGGGTTTAAGGAATTTCATGAAAAATTAATTCTTCTTCCTTCTCTTCCTCATGGAATCGGGGTCGGCGTCGGAATTATGGCTCAGACAAATGTTGCCGGAAGAATTCTCCGTTTACTATCGGGCGTGGAACCGGGTTTGGAAGCTCAGGAGGAAACAAAAGAACTAGCGAAAACGATCCTGAACCGATTGTCCAAAGGTTTGGGTATCTTAGGTTTAGGAGTTAGCGAGCCTGGTTGGATGGGAAAGATTTCCAATTTGAAATCCGTAGCTAGTCGTTTACCTGACGGTTCGTTCGAGCTAACTTTCTCGAAAGGATTCGTTACGAACGGAGCCGATGCGGAAGGTTTTCTAGTAGTTGCAAAAGGTGAAGAGGTTCCGTACGGAGTTTTTTACGTCCCGAGAAATAGCGAAGGTCTAGAGCTGGAGGAATTCCATTTGGATTTCGCGCCGGAGGCGACTCACTGTAAAATTAAGGCAACGAATCTTCGCGTTCCAAAGCACCATTTATTTCTCTCCGACTATTCTAAATTCGGTCCGGATGTGCATCTTTCCGAAATGCTTTCAGCCGCAGTTCTGTTTTGCGGTGCGATTCGTAAAATTGTAAGTGATTTGGGCGGTCGTCCGGAATGTCGAGAATGGTCCTCAACGCTTGGACAACTTTGGGATCTAAGCGGACTACTGTTTTCAAAATGTCTGGAACTGTCCGAAAAAAAAGATAGGAATCCGGCTTATAAAATTGAAGAAGATCACCCTTACGGCTATGAAACTGTTTTGGACATATCCGGAAAACTGCTGGATTCACTTCCTTTCTTTGATCTAAAGAAAGAATATCCCGACTTTGAATTATTTTTCTCCTTTCATCCTTCGAGAAGCCCGGTCTATTTAAAGAATAGAATTAAACAAACAAGAGAATGGAGGAAGTTCGGAATTCGCTAG
- the uvrA gene encoding excinuclease ABC subunit UvrA, whose product MDHIRIRGAREHNLKNVNLDIPRDKLVVVTGLSGSGKSSLAFDTIYAEGQRRYVESLSAYARQFLGQMEKPDLDLIEGLSPAISIEQKTTHRNPRSTVGTVTEIYDYLRLLYARIGKPHCPICGTPIQSLSIDQITQRILAYPEGTKLQLMSPAVSGKKGEHKDIIDKIRKDGFNRVRINGEIRTLDEEITFKKSFKATIEIVVDRIVMKDGIRPRLSDSVETALKQSEGTLIVDDGKKDHIFSQKLSCPNHPEESIPELSPRLFSFNSPYGACETCDGLGSLLEFDEDLLVSDPELSLVEGCIEAWAGSKSNSYWFLTTVHSMAKTLKFDYNTPWKNLPEKVRKTVLYGDKNLKIDYDFRKENSHYEFSREFEGVIPNLKRRYKEASESRRQILEGYMTNHACPACNGKRLKPVTLAVEVNDLTIDKFSAFSVEKALAFVKSMKPKGSEEIIAKPILKEIQQRLTFLNDVGVGYLSLERSAGSLSGGEAQRIRLATQIGSRLQGVLYILDEPSIGLHQRDNTKLVNTLKDLRDLGNTVLVVEHDQETMEEADWLIDMGPGAGVHGGTVVCAGTPEDVAKNKNSLTGKYLSGKAFIPIPDSLRSGNGKKIKIVGAKENNLKNVNVDIPLGKLVLITGVSGSGKSTLINDILYNAAAHKVMKMRTIAGKHEKITGLEEIDKIINIDQSPIGRTPRSNPATYTGLFTVVRDMFAGLEDSKVRGYSPGRFSFNVSGGRCETCEGDGILKIEMHFLPDVYVTCDVCKGKRYNQETLEVRFKGKNIYEILEMTVEDSVKFFENIPALKRKLETLEEVGLGYIRLGQPATTFSGGEAQRIKLATELSKRPTGRTLYILDEPTTGLHFEDVRHLMTVLHTLVDRGNSMIVIEHNLDVIKQADWIIDMGPEGGDGGGRVIAEGTPTEVVKIKESFTGQYLKKVMGTSGKKAG is encoded by the coding sequence TTGGATCATATTCGGATACGCGGTGCGAGAGAGCATAACCTAAAAAACGTCAATTTGGATATTCCAAGGGATAAGCTCGTCGTCGTAACCGGATTGTCCGGATCAGGTAAATCGTCCCTTGCATTCGATACTATTTACGCGGAAGGTCAAAGACGATATGTAGAAAGCTTATCCGCATATGCACGGCAATTTCTAGGCCAGATGGAAAAACCGGATCTTGATTTAATCGAAGGTTTATCGCCGGCCATCTCTATCGAGCAGAAGACCACTCATCGTAATCCCAGATCCACGGTCGGAACGGTAACTGAAATTTACGATTACCTCCGCCTATTATACGCGAGGATCGGCAAACCCCATTGTCCGATTTGCGGAACTCCGATCCAATCTCTTTCCATCGATCAAATCACCCAACGAATACTTGCTTATCCGGAGGGAACCAAGCTTCAATTGATGTCACCGGCCGTATCGGGGAAAAAGGGCGAACATAAAGATATTATCGATAAGATTAGAAAAGACGGTTTTAATCGGGTTCGGATCAACGGGGAAATCAGAACTCTGGATGAGGAGATTACCTTCAAAAAAAGTTTCAAGGCTACCATCGAGATCGTAGTGGATCGAATCGTAATGAAGGACGGAATACGGCCAAGACTTTCAGATTCGGTGGAAACTGCATTAAAACAATCGGAAGGAACTTTAATCGTAGATGACGGAAAGAAAGATCACATCTTTTCTCAGAAACTTTCCTGTCCGAATCATCCGGAAGAATCAATTCCAGAACTTTCTCCCCGATTATTTTCATTTAATTCTCCGTATGGAGCCTGCGAAACTTGCGACGGCTTGGGGAGTTTATTGGAATTCGACGAAGATCTCTTGGTTTCGGATCCGGAGCTTTCCCTTGTGGAAGGTTGTATCGAGGCATGGGCGGGTTCAAAAAGTAATAGTTACTGGTTTTTAACAACCGTACATTCTATGGCTAAAACGCTAAAATTCGATTATAATACTCCTTGGAAGAATTTACCGGAGAAAGTCAGAAAGACCGTATTGTACGGGGATAAAAACTTAAAGATAGATTACGATTTTAGAAAAGAGAATTCCCATTATGAATTCAGCAGAGAATTCGAGGGAGTCATTCCGAATTTAAAGAGACGTTATAAAGAAGCGTCCGAATCCAGACGGCAGATTCTGGAAGGGTACATGACAAATCATGCATGTCCTGCCTGCAATGGAAAACGTTTGAAACCGGTTACTTTAGCGGTGGAAGTGAACGATTTAACCATCGATAAGTTTTCCGCATTTAGCGTGGAAAAAGCATTGGCTTTTGTTAAATCTATGAAGCCGAAAGGCAGCGAGGAGATCATCGCTAAGCCCATCTTGAAGGAGATCCAGCAACGATTGACCTTTTTAAATGATGTCGGAGTCGGCTACCTTAGCTTAGAAAGGTCCGCCGGTTCTCTTTCGGGAGGTGAAGCTCAGAGGATTCGATTGGCAACTCAAATAGGATCTAGACTTCAGGGAGTTTTGTATATTCTAGATGAGCCTTCGATCGGACTTCACCAAAGAGATAACACGAAGTTAGTCAATACGTTGAAAGATCTGCGGGATCTTGGAAATACGGTGCTTGTCGTTGAGCACGACCAAGAAACCATGGAAGAGGCGGATTGGCTTATCGATATGGGCCCAGGTGCCGGAGTTCATGGCGGAACCGTAGTCTGTGCCGGAACTCCTGAGGATGTTGCTAAGAATAAAAATTCCCTAACCGGAAAATATCTTTCCGGAAAAGCGTTTATTCCGATTCCCGATTCTCTTCGTTCGGGAAACGGGAAAAAAATCAAAATTGTCGGCGCTAAAGAAAACAATTTAAAGAATGTTAATGTGGATATTCCGCTGGGAAAATTGGTCCTGATAACCGGAGTTTCAGGCTCCGGAAAATCCACTCTTATTAATGATATTTTATATAATGCCGCGGCTCATAAAGTGATGAAAATGCGCACCATTGCGGGCAAGCACGAAAAAATTACGGGCTTGGAAGAAATCGATAAGATCATCAATATCGATCAATCGCCGATCGGTCGAACTCCTCGCTCCAATCCGGCGACCTACACCGGTTTATTCACCGTCGTGCGAGATATGTTTGCCGGATTAGAAGACTCGAAGGTTAGAGGTTATTCTCCCGGAAGATTCAGTTTTAACGTGAGCGGCGGTCGCTGCGAAACCTGCGAAGGTGACGGAATTCTCAAGATCGAAATGCATTTTTTACCGGATGTGTACGTTACCTGTGATGTTTGCAAGGGAAAACGCTATAATCAGGAAACGTTAGAAGTTAGATTCAAGGGAAAGAACATCTACGAGATTCTAGAAATGACGGTGGAAGATTCTGTGAAATTCTTCGAAAATATTCCGGCTCTCAAACGAAAGCTGGAAACTCTGGAAGAAGTCGGTCTCGGTTATATCAGATTGGGACAACCCGCAACCACTTTTTCGGGAGGAGAAGCCCAAAGAATCAAACTTGCAACGGAACTTTCCAAACGTCCCACCGGAAGAACATTGTATATTTTGGACGAACCTACTACCGGACTACATTTTGAAGACGTTCGTCATCTAATGACGGTATTGCATACGCTAGTCGATCGTGGGAATTCCATGATCGTAATCGAGCACAATTTAGACGTGATTAAGCAGGCGGATTGGATTATAGATATGGGGCCGGAAGGAGGAGACGGAGGCGGGCGAGTCATCGCCGAAGGAACTCCTACGGAAGTAGTAAAAATCAAGGAATCTTTTACGGGCCAATATCTTAAGAAGGTAATGGGAACAAGCGGTAAAAAAGCGGGATAA
- a CDS encoding S49 family peptidase, with translation MLRQIVSLIFLPFRILLQFWRMLIYRFRKGDHFFLEVPSTFSYERKSLFVRMLVSKDETPFFIDFLLGLRALSLVPGLKKVSFLFEAPEYGFGEAWNLCKSIQTLNEKGIATAGFSLGGGTKSLLLLSYCKERYASSASEFFPTLPSAEPYFFGDAAKKAGVGVETYASGAFKSFGETFQRSSFSAPARKNLETLLKDQNEFLKKSFLETSGLPLSVLEEPIISAEALLKAKFLTDLLEEDEFQENYLHEGYMREEEAEKSGTPNYRGFTAKGLRLHSKLQQFNLVSKSLPILAILPIQGNILPDLGREEEFRSRQVSYRYYQSLLKELKDDPKVAAVVLEMNSPGGSALVSELLYREIRKLAEKKPVFTYVLNVAASGGYYLACGTEEIHATPYSIVGSIGAVMLRFDLKGLYNKLGIKKERISFYPYRDILSEYGKLGAKSSAFLKKEVSRSRDLFYSRVAEARKTTDAELESKWGEGRIFLGQTFLKAGFLDSCSSFLELLERIKEKVNLAKMDVRYLPGTYTWKDLIQEMKPSLSFAALDYFGSSPKSKNLLKKQEILYFSEAASELSRH, from the coding sequence ATGCTTCGCCAGATCGTTTCGCTGATTTTTCTACCCTTCCGCATTTTATTACAATTCTGGAGAATGCTGATTTATCGCTTTCGCAAAGGAGATCATTTCTTTCTCGAAGTTCCTTCGACCTTTTCCTACGAGAGAAAATCTCTTTTCGTAAGAATGCTAGTTTCGAAGGACGAAACCCCATTCTTCATCGATTTCCTTTTAGGATTGCGCGCTCTCTCATTAGTTCCCGGATTAAAAAAAGTTTCGTTTCTCTTCGAAGCGCCGGAATACGGTTTCGGAGAGGCCTGGAATCTATGTAAATCGATTCAAACTTTGAATGAGAAAGGAATCGCGACTGCAGGATTTTCTTTAGGAGGCGGGACAAAATCGTTATTGCTCCTTTCTTATTGCAAAGAGCGATACGCTAGTTCTGCCTCGGAGTTTTTTCCGACCCTTCCTTCCGCCGAACCGTATTTTTTTGGAGATGCGGCAAAAAAGGCCGGTGTCGGCGTAGAAACGTATGCAAGCGGCGCGTTCAAATCTTTCGGAGAAACATTCCAGCGATCCTCGTTCTCCGCTCCGGCTAGAAAGAACTTGGAAACCTTATTAAAGGACCAGAATGAGTTTCTCAAAAAATCCTTTTTAGAAACTTCCGGACTTCCCTTATCCGTTCTCGAAGAACCCATTATTAGCGCTGAAGCTTTGCTCAAAGCGAAATTTCTTACCGACTTGCTGGAAGAGGACGAATTCCAAGAGAATTATTTGCACGAAGGATACATGCGGGAGGAAGAAGCGGAAAAATCCGGGACTCCTAATTACAGAGGATTTACCGCCAAAGGACTTCGTCTCCATTCGAAATTACAACAATTCAATCTCGTCTCCAAATCACTTCCGATTCTAGCGATTTTACCTATCCAGGGAAACATATTACCCGATCTAGGTCGAGAGGAGGAATTCCGTTCCAGACAGGTATCATATCGTTATTATCAAAGTTTATTAAAAGAATTAAAGGACGATCCTAAAGTAGCTGCGGTCGTTTTGGAAATGAACTCTCCCGGCGGTTCGGCGTTGGTGTCCGAACTACTCTATCGCGAAATTCGAAAGCTCGCCGAAAAAAAACCGGTGTTTACTTACGTACTGAATGTGGCGGCTTCCGGGGGATACTATCTAGCCTGCGGTACCGAGGAAATTCACGCGACTCCTTATTCTATTGTCGGATCCATAGGAGCGGTCATGCTTCGATTCGATCTAAAAGGATTGTACAATAAACTCGGAATTAAAAAAGAGCGAATCTCATTCTATCCGTACCGAGATATACTTTCGGAGTACGGAAAATTGGGAGCGAAGTCTTCCGCATTCTTGAAAAAAGAAGTTTCCCGATCTCGTGATTTATTCTACTCCCGAGTAGCTGAAGCGAGAAAGACCACGGATGCCGAATTGGAATCAAAATGGGGGGAAGGACGAATCTTTTTAGGTCAGACATTCTTGAAAGCCGGATTCTTAGATTCGTGCTCATCCTTTTTAGAACTACTCGAGCGGATCAAAGAAAAAGTAAATCTTGCTAAAATGGATGTGAGATATTTGCCGGGAACTTACACCTGGAAGGATTTAATCCAGGAAATGAAACCGAGTCTTTCTTTTGCAGCTCTAGATTATTTTGGATCTTCTCCTAAATCTAAGAACCTCTTAAAAAAGCAGGAAATTCTTTATTTTTCAGAGGCTGCGTCCGAACTCTCACGGCACTAA
- a CDS encoding L-threonylcarbamoyladenylate synthase, which translates to MSKSKSTTFTKDPSLAAKILRQGGIVLFPTETVYGLGVDSRNLSACLEIYKIKNRPADNPLIVHLANPEQIAEIADITEDGYRIIRQFMPGPITIILRKKDESVYSTGLSTIAVRVPAHKLCAEMLSDFGGPVSAPSANLSGRPSITRYEDAVEEFDGLVDLILQGDEPTIGLESTVVDLSVDPPRLLRPGLYGVEELSRVLPNLASVGDRATQAQPMSPGLKYKHYAPECEVYFVQSNPLPEQNSAAIGIGIDIDDWAFAVRVNDNFGYMRELYSFFRDCDKKGIRKAYCFPPANEAGKEALLNRIRKASEGSRT; encoded by the coding sequence TTGTCAAAAAGTAAATCCACAACTTTTACGAAAGATCCTTCCTTGGCGGCAAAGATTTTACGCCAGGGCGGGATCGTTCTGTTTCCCACCGAAACGGTTTACGGATTGGGAGTCGATTCTCGTAATCTTTCTGCCTGCCTCGAAATTTATAAAATTAAAAATCGACCTGCCGACAATCCTCTCATAGTTCATCTTGCAAACCCGGAACAAATTGCAGAGATCGCCGATATCACCGAGGACGGATATCGAATAATCAGGCAATTTATGCCGGGACCGATCACCATTATTTTGCGGAAAAAAGATGAGTCCGTTTATTCAACCGGTTTAAGCACGATTGCAGTGCGAGTCCCTGCGCATAAACTATGTGCGGAAATGCTCTCCGATTTTGGCGGACCTGTTTCAGCTCCTTCAGCAAATCTTTCCGGCCGACCTTCAATCACTCGATATGAAGATGCAGTAGAGGAGTTTGACGGGTTAGTGGATTTAATCCTACAGGGGGATGAACCGACGATCGGCTTGGAATCAACGGTTGTGGACCTTTCGGTTGACCCGCCCAGATTACTTCGTCCAGGGCTGTACGGCGTCGAAGAGTTAAGTCGGGTTTTACCGAATCTGGCATCGGTGGGTGATAGGGCTACCCAGGCTCAACCGATGAGTCCCGGATTAAAATACAAACACTACGCTCCTGAATGCGAGGTTTATTTTGTTCAATCGAATCCTTTGCCGGAACAGAATTCGGCTGCGATCGGTATCGGAATTGATATCGACGACTGGGCGTTTGCAGTTCGGGTGAACGATAACTTCGGGTATATGAGGGAATTATATTCCTTCTTCCGGGATTGCGATAAGAAAGGAATTCGCAAGGCGTACTGTTTCCCGCCGGCAAACGAAGCCGGGAAGGAGGCCCTACTAAATCGAATTAGAAAAGCCTCTGAAGGTTCCCGAACTTAG